GGAGAAGGACGAGTTCGACGTCATCCTCGAGGCCGACGGTGGCAAGAAGATCCAGGTCATCAAGGTCGTGCGTGAGCTGACCGGCCTGGGCCTCAAGGAGGCCAAGGACGCGGTCGAGGCCGCGCCCAAGGCGATCCTGGAGAAGGTCAACAAGGACACCGCCGAGAAGGCGAAGGCCAAGCTCGAGGGCGAGGGCGCCAAGGTCACCCTCAAGTGACCTGAGGCCGGCCTCGGGTCGGCTTCGGCGCGTGCCCGGCTCGGGTGAGTTGTGGCACACCGCATCATGGCGGGCGGTGATCCGGGAACGGATCACCGCCCGTTGCGCTTGGTGACTCCGGGTATCAGTGGTGTGAGCAGGGTGTTCGCACTCGTGGTGCGACACGGTGGTCACGCCACGCATAGTCCGTCTGTGGGAAACCCAGCGGTCAGCCGGGATGAGGCTCTTGACGTGGCCCGACCTGCCAGGCACGCTGACACCAGCAAGACCTTCCGCGCTTGCGACGGCCACCTCTTGGGTATGGCAGCGGCAGCACCGTCAGCCGCTCCGACCCGAGCGGCCCGACAGGAACTCGCGTTCCGAGCGGCCCGGTTCGACCCCGGTTCAGGGGTGCCGAGGCACGTTCCGCGACGACCTGCGGGATGGGCTGGACAGCGGTTAGCCTCTCGGCTACACTGCTAGTTTGCGCTGCCTTCCGACGTGGCCCCTGCTCGGAAATGTCCGATTATGGATATTTTTGGTGGGGTCATTGGAGTGCACGCATACCAGCCGTTCTGCAGCACCGGTCCTCGGAAGGACGCATCTTGGCAGCTTCCCGCCCTGCGAAGACCAGTCGTACGTCGAGCGCTTTCGCTCCCCGCCGAGTTTCTTTCGGCAGGATCACCGAACACCTCGAGGTCCCCAACCTCCTCGCCATTCAGAACGAGTCCTTCGACTGGCTCGTCGGCAACGAGGCTTGGCAGGGCCGGTCGGCGGACGACCCGCACGCACGCTCGGGTCTCGCGGAGATCCTCGATGAGATCAGTCCCATTGAGGACTTCTCCGGCACCATGTCGCTCTCCTTCTCGGCGCCGCGCTTCGACGAGGTCAAGGCCTCGATCGAGGAGTGCAAGGAGAAGGACCTGACCTACTGCGCGCCGCTGTTCGTGACCGCGGAGTTCACCAACAACACCACCGGCGAGATCAAGAGCCAGACGGTGTTCATGGGTGACTTCCCGATGATGACGCCGAAGGGCACCTTCATCATCAACGGCACCGAGCGCGTCGTGACCAGCCAGCTCGTCCGCTCCTCCGGCGTGTACTTCGACAAGCAGCCGGACAAGACGTCCGACCGCGACCTGTCCAGCGTCAAGGTGATCCCGAGCCGGGGTGCCTGGCTGGAGTTCGACATCGACAAGCGCGACACCGTCGGTGTCCGGATCGACCGTAAGCGCCGTCAGGCCGTCACGGTCGTCCTCAAGGCCATCGGTTGGTCGGCCGAGCGCATCCGCGAGCGGTTCGGCTGGTCCGAGCTGATGATGACCACGCTCGAGAAGGACCACATCGCCGGTCAGGACGAGGCCCTACTCGACATCTACCGCAAGCTCCGCCCTGGCGAGCCGCCGACCCGGGAGAACGCCCAGACCCTGCTCGACAACCTCTTCTTCAACCCGAAGCGGTACGACGTCGCCAAGGTCGGTCGGTACAAGTTCAACAAGAAGCTCGGGCTGGACGTGCCGATCACCACCGGCACGCTCACCGAGGACGACATCGTCTCGACCGTCGAGTACCTCTGCCGGCTGCACGCCGGTGAGGAGGGCTACGAGGCGGACGACATCGACCACTTCGGCAACCGCCGGATCCGGACCGTGGGTGAGCTCATCCAGAACCAGGTCCGGGTCGGCCTGTCGCGGATGGAGCGGGTCGTCCGGGAGCGGATGACGACGCAGGACGTCGAGGCGATCACGCCGCAGACCCTGATCAACATCCGCCCGGTGGTGGCGGCGATCAAGGAGTTCTTCGGCACGTCGCAGCTGTCCCAGTTCATGGACCAGACCAACCCCCTGGCGGGGCTCACCCACCGGCGGCGGCTCAACGCCCTCGGCCCGGGTGGTCTGTCCCGGGAGCGGGCCGGCTTCGAGGTCCGGGACGTGCACCCGTCGCACTACGGCCGGATGTGCCCGATCGAGACGCCCGAAGGCCCGAACATCGGCCTGATCGGCAACCTGTCGACGTTCGCCCGGGTCAACCCGTTCGGGTTCATCGAGACGCCGTACCGCAAGGTCGTCGACGGCCGGGTCACCGACCAGGTCGACTACCTGACCGCGGACGACGAGGACCGGTTCGTCAAGGCCCAGGCCAACGCGCCGTTGAACGCCGACGGCACCTTCGCCGAGGACCGGGTCCTGTGTCGCCGTAAGGGTGGCGAGACCGAGGACGTGATCCCGAGCGCGGTCGACTACATGGACATCTCGCCGCGGCAGATGGTCTCCGTCGGCACCGCGATGATCCCGTTCCTGGAGCACGACGACGCCAACCGTGCCCTGATGGGCGCCAACATGCAGCGTCAGGCGGTGCCGCTGGTCAAGGCCGAGGCCCCGCTGGTCGGCACCGGCATGGAGTACCGCGCGGCCGTGGACGCCGGTGACGTCGTCGTCGCCGAGGTCGGCGGTGTGATCGAGGACCTCTGCGCCGACTACATCACCATCCACCAGGACGACGGCCACCGCCGCACGTACCTGCTGCACAAGTTCCGCCGCTCCAACTCCGGCTCCTGCGTCAACCAGAAGCCGGTGGTCTTCGAGGGCGACCGCGTCGAGGCCGGTCAGGTCATCGCCGACGGTCCGTGCACCGACGAGGGCGAGATGGCGCTCGGACGCAACCTGCTGGTGGCGTTCATGTGCTGGGAGGGCCACAACTACGAGGACGCGATCATCCTGTCGCAGCGCCTCGTGCAGCAGGACGTGCTCACCTCGATCCACATCGAGGAGCACGAGGTCGACGCCCGGGACACCAAGCTCGGCCCGGAGGAGATCACCCGCGACATCCCGAACGTCAGCGAGGAGATGCTCGCCGACCTCGACGAGCGCGGCATCATCCGGATCGGCGCCGAGGTCGTCCCCGGCGACATCCTGGTCGGCAAGGTCACGCCCAAGGGTGAGACCGAGCTGACCCCGGAGGAGCGACTGCTCCGGGCGATCTTCGGTGAGAAGGCGCGGGAGGTCCGGGACACCTCGCTGAAGGTGCCGCACGGCGAGACCGGCACGGTCATCGGGGTGCGTACCTTCTCCCGCGAGGACGGCGACGAGCTGCCGCCGGGCGTCAACGAGCTGGTCCGGGTCTACGTCGCCCAGAAGCGCAAGATCCAGGACGGCGACAAGCTCGCCGGCCGGCACGGCAACAAGGGCGTCATCTCGAAGATCCTGCCGATCGAGGACATGCCGTTCCTGGAGGACGGCACCCCGGTCGACATCGTGCTGAACCCGCTGGGTGTGCCTTCCCGGATGAACATCGGGCAGGTGCTGG
Above is a window of Micromonospora rifamycinica DNA encoding:
- the rplL gene encoding 50S ribosomal protein L7/L12, with amino-acid sequence MAKLSTDELLDAFKEMTLIELSEFVKQFEETFEVTAAAPVAVAAAGGAGGAAAAPAEEEKDEFDVILEADGGKKIQVIKVVRELTGLGLKEAKDAVEAAPKAILEKVNKDTAEKAKAKLEGEGAKVTLK
- the rpoB gene encoding DNA-directed RNA polymerase subunit beta is translated as MAASRPAKTSRTSSAFAPRRVSFGRITEHLEVPNLLAIQNESFDWLVGNEAWQGRSADDPHARSGLAEILDEISPIEDFSGTMSLSFSAPRFDEVKASIEECKEKDLTYCAPLFVTAEFTNNTTGEIKSQTVFMGDFPMMTPKGTFIINGTERVVTSQLVRSSGVYFDKQPDKTSDRDLSSVKVIPSRGAWLEFDIDKRDTVGVRIDRKRRQAVTVVLKAIGWSAERIRERFGWSELMMTTLEKDHIAGQDEALLDIYRKLRPGEPPTRENAQTLLDNLFFNPKRYDVAKVGRYKFNKKLGLDVPITTGTLTEDDIVSTVEYLCRLHAGEEGYEADDIDHFGNRRIRTVGELIQNQVRVGLSRMERVVRERMTTQDVEAITPQTLINIRPVVAAIKEFFGTSQLSQFMDQTNPLAGLTHRRRLNALGPGGLSRERAGFEVRDVHPSHYGRMCPIETPEGPNIGLIGNLSTFARVNPFGFIETPYRKVVDGRVTDQVDYLTADDEDRFVKAQANAPLNADGTFAEDRVLCRRKGGETEDVIPSAVDYMDISPRQMVSVGTAMIPFLEHDDANRALMGANMQRQAVPLVKAEAPLVGTGMEYRAAVDAGDVVVAEVGGVIEDLCADYITIHQDDGHRRTYLLHKFRRSNSGSCVNQKPVVFEGDRVEAGQVIADGPCTDEGEMALGRNLLVAFMCWEGHNYEDAIILSQRLVQQDVLTSIHIEEHEVDARDTKLGPEEITRDIPNVSEEMLADLDERGIIRIGAEVVPGDILVGKVTPKGETELTPEERLLRAIFGEKAREVRDTSLKVPHGETGTVIGVRTFSREDGDELPPGVNELVRVYVAQKRKIQDGDKLAGRHGNKGVISKILPIEDMPFLEDGTPVDIVLNPLGVPSRMNIGQVLETHLGWVAKTGWKVEGDDAEWKRQLRSIDAHESEGDTNVATPVFDGAREEEISGLLSSTLPNRDGNQLIGSSGKARLFDGRSGEPLPDPIAVGYIYILKLNHLVDDKIHARSTGPYSMITQQPLGGKAQFGGQRFGEMECWAMQAYGAAYALQELLTIKSDDVLGRVKVYEAIVKGENIPEPGIPESFKVLLKELQSLCLNVEVLSSDGVALEMRETDDEVFRAAEELGIDLSRREPSSVEEV